The stretch of DNA GACCTTCACAGTAAAATAATAACACATTGTCCTCTGTCTAAGGAACTTAAAAGTGCTGTAAAACCTCTCCCCATCCCTTCTCATAAGGATTTAATCCTTCAATTAAATACAACTCTATAGACAACCTTTTCCTCAACCACAGTTTGATGGCCGCCACACAATGTTAGTCGTTATTCCGTTGAACTGTCATGGATACTTACTACCTTTTGTCAGTATCATGGCTCCTTTCAGTCAGAGAATGGAAATTAAAAAACACCCTAGAGAAATTGCAGACAGTATTTACAATTCAGCTACAGCATACTCCAACCTTGTTTTCCAATGTCTCAGATTTCAAGCAAATCATAGTTTGAGCATAAAATTAAGAACTCTTTTGTGTTGGATGCCAAAAAGATTCACATTTCAAACACTTTTGAGATAAGCTGAGGAAATCTGCTGCTACATCTCTGTAACCTTTGTAGCCTATCTGACACTTTCTCATTATCTTCAGGTTTCAACTTTTATAAGGGAATCTTCGTTGAGGTTTGCTTCTTACTGACTGTATTCTGTGTAGTTCAGTAGTGTATTGTTTTACTGGTTATTCATGCTGGCTGTTCATACTGGTTACCTATTGATGttacaacaaaaattgaaaaaacatgGCTAATTTAGTAAATGCTATAGATACAGCACTACACTTTTCAATTCAGCTATCTCTATTAAAAAGTattgataaaaaattcattgcacTTATGTGCAAATATTACCTGTTCTTTTTACATACAGCTTATGGTGGAAAATAatgcaaatgtttaaaataatcatttcctaaatttgaaaataattgaCATCGTTTGCAAATAAAAGGCCATTTCAAACAACTCAATCATTGAACGTCGTTCTGGAATGATTGTTGTGGTCAGAAACTCATTTCGAAAGGTGGAATATGAAATCATTTAATGATAATTTAACAGTCaatcaaaatttcatatttggcagtaaactttcaaatagatTGTGAAATGCTCGCTGacataaattttgaaaaaatctttcaaaaagaatgtttatttataaaaatatttataaatatatatcaaattatttttaattggttcAAATAGCATAAGACAAATTGATCATAAACATAGCTGGATGCTTTGCCATCACATCTTATAAACATCACTAAGTAGCATTTTTCAccacaaaaaactaaaaaattgggTGTTTATCGAGCCAGTCTGTCCAGTGTCCGTTGTGCAAGTCTGGATACGATGCGGGATCAGAAGGTTTGTTTCTAGGAGGCTGGGCAGCGTCAGCAAACATCATCAGCTTATTATACAGTTTCTCAGCTAACTCAGGCATGAGCATTGCAATATTGTTGTATTCACATGGATCGGATGCAATGTCAAACAGACAATATTTATCAGCTGAGGTGCAGGAAGGTAGAGAGGAGTTGCGTTCTCCACAAAAAATGTAAGGTTTCTGATTGGCTCCAATGTAGAAGTGCTCCTCCGGATACCAACCATTCATTTTGTTTGTGCAGCAAATCtgtgaaattttaaaacttagtaTAGCTTATCAAGAtgctaaaagtaaattattaaacatacatgtatgtaggacAATTTAATGAAACATTCTCCAGTGAAATCGCAACAGATTGATACAAATTAGCAATGTTGATATTTCTCTCCCAGTAGCAACTGCCCAAATCTGATGTTACAGGTCTTTCACTGCATCACTTAGTCTCACATACCACAAGTTTATAGTCTCCGTATCTGATAGCCCCTGCTCCATCATCAtagttatgcatgacttcattaCGAGCAGAGGGGGCGTTGAACTGTATAGACGGCCATTGATCTACTCCATAGTAATCAATATTCTTTGGTAGTTTCTCTCCTGCAACCATCATTCCGTAGTAATTAATAGACACTAAACCCAAAATCTTGTTATACTATgtttatgatattttatttgttacGGTGTGTAGCTGTTTTGCAAAGGGTGTCTATTCTATAGAAAATTCAGCTATTCCAAAGAGTATAGACAATTATCTTTAATgaaatataaatctcagtgtttgtggtTTAGGGTCTGTCGTTTGTGTGACCAGTTATAGCGACAAAGTTTTAGGATTGAAAAATCCTGCGGACAGACGTGCTATCCATTAAACTGGCACCCAACTGGCATTACTAaggaatagttgtgcacatacttatgaGCTGGCCAATCGTTAGTGCCGATCGGTTAAAATCACATGCTTCACGCTTCACCTAGCACGCTTAAAGATCATGATTGTAGGACAGatcatgatgcaatcttttttgctAACGCTCGCTTCAGAGGGACAGACACAGAtcctatttttataaaatttagacTAACTTAAGTTACTGAAAGAAAACTGAGGGGTAAAGAACCTGagctaattaaaaataaacttttgtgcaaaaacttttttgttactCGTGTAACGCTGTGCAttcatttagtttcataataaaCCAAGGAGTTcgttatattatgtttataccggtaatatttaatttattaggTGTGCAATAGCTTCAGAAAGAGTATGTCTATTctgtataatgtataattaGTTCATAGAGTGGGCAACCTTTCTATAGAGTGTCCAACTATTCCATAGGGTGTACTCCTATTCCATAGTGTGTCCAACAATTTCATTAAGCGTACAACTATTCCATTGAGTGAAATAATATTTCATAGAGTGTACAACTAATCCATGTTTAGGCCATATCATAGATATGCTAAATATCATAGATCTGGAGATAATATTGTTTTGAGTATCATGTACAGTTTTTGCTTTAATACAAAGGAAAATTGGAGTGTTACCTATAGCAGCCATAATAGTTGGTAGCCAATCAGATATGTGCATGAGATGATGGGAAGTAGTACCAGGGTTCTTAAGCAATGGACTGTGTATGAAGGAGACAGCTCTCACACCCCCTTCCCAGTTAGTAAACTTGCAGCCTCTAAATGAACAAATGTGTCACAACTTttatgtacatactgtataggTCTATACATACtgtttatgtatatactgtatatatagattttcataACTTAACTGATTTTGAAAAAAGGAAAAGTTTAAAAGGGAAATGGCAAAAATGGAGTGGAAAAGCTTTAGACTGAAATTCAAAAAAGTTTGTAATTcaaattcaaaaaaattgtGATGCATAAAagccggttcacactatatcgccgtttgTCAGCATTTCCCTTTTGGCGTTCATCAtcaattatgtgaaccgtgaattgatggcatcgatGAAGCATCGCGGACACATCGTAAAAATTtgaagctgtcaaactttcctgacatTTTGCCGAGCATCTACGATCGCGTTTCAAATGTGAACTATTTTGGCCATGGTAATTCGCAATCGCTGATAATGATTTACTCATatctgtttatgatagtcgctgcgggactatCTTTTGATTCCAGCCCGCAAGAACAAAAAGGGTTCTtcgcaaaaattgaaaaagataaataaaaacacgtcgttttgaagtattttttgatgcaaacgcggatgggtatGTGATtgtgtgaacatcgttatcatcgacgatcaacGAAGttttgtggcatcaacgccaaaatacggcgatatagtcTGAACCAACCTTAAACCTTAGCCTCCTAATATGAAACAAGTGAAATCTGTCTTGTACTTCTGTTATCAAACAGCTTGCTTACACAGACATttcttacaaatatttttttcaagtaccaaaaaaattaaatattatactTGCATACCGCAGTGGCCAGTTGGATGCATAATTGGCGCTGAAGCCATCAGCTGGACCACCATTATCAGTAGTGAAAATGAGAATTGTGTTCTCATACATTCCACTCTTCTTTAGAGCTGCAGTCAGGTTTCCTATGGAGTCGTCTAACACTGAGAGCATAGCTGTAATACATGCAACAACTGGTTAACTTTAGCTCCTGTTGGTTTCTGTACTCAAGAGCTGTATCTATTAATGTTCACCCTTATTGCCTGCTTTCAAATATGTGTAGCTGCtgtttatgtatttaatagtGAAGGTACTTTCCAAACAGGGTATCTACCTGTGCATCTACTAACTTACATATCTacttatttgtatatataataacctGTGTATCTACTAACCTGTGTACCTACTAACTTGTGTCTTTAGGAATTTATGCACCTACTGACCTGCGTAGCGCCGTCTTCCATCATGCTGAATGAACTTAAATCTATCAAGATATTCTTGAGGAGCTTTAAGAGGCTGTGGACCAATTCCATTATGTACTGCTTGGTGTGCCAAGTACAGGAAGACAGGCTGAGCGaaaacaatcaaatttattGTAAACGCAAAAATGTGACAGCTAACAGACTAATGTGTCCAAAGACTTCTGACAAGTGACAGACAATGTAGTCTGATGCTTCAAGTAGCACATTTAGATTGACACAAACTTATGCAAGGTACTCACATATCTACTTACCATAACTACTATTATGACTTACTTTAGATTAGTCATGACTCATAATCAGATCAACAGCTCTGTTCCCAAATAACTCAATACCATAACTATCATTATGACTCACCTTAGACTAGTTACGACTCATGATCAGATCAACATTTCCGTTCCCAAATATGTAACTCATTACTATAACTATCATTATGACTTACTTTAGACTGGTCATGACTCATGATCAAATCAAGGGTTCTGTTCCCAAATAACTCAGTACCATAACTACCCTGATGACTCACCTTAGGCTGGTTATGATTTTTTATCAGATCAACAGCTCTGCTCCCAAATAACTCAGTACAATAACTACCCTTATGACTCACGTTGGACTAGTTATGACTCATGATCAAATCAACCTTTCCGTTCCCAAATAACTCATTACTATAACTATCATTATGACTCACCTTAAACTAGTTATGACTCATAATCAAATCAACAGATCTGCTCCCAAATAACTCAGTACCATAACTACCATTATGACACGCCTTAGACTAGTTATGACTCATGATCAGATCAACAGCTCTGTTCCCAAATAACTCAATACCATAACTATCATTATGACTCACCTTAGACTAGTTACGACTCATGATCAGATCAACATTTCCGTTCCCAAATAACTCATTACTATAACTATCATTATGACTTACTTTAGACTGGTCATGACTCATGATCAAATCAAGGGTTCTGTTCCTAAATAACTCAGTACCATAACTACCGTTATGACTCACCTTAGGCTGGTTATGATTTTTGATCAGATCAACAGCTCTGCTCCCAAATAACTCAGTACAATAACTACCCTTATGACTCATGTTGGACTAGTTATGACTCATGATCAAATCAACCTTTCCGTTCCCGAATAACTCATTACTATAACTATCATTATGACTCACCTTAGACTAGTTATGACTCATAATCAAATCAACAGCTCTGTTCCCAAATAACTCAATACCATAACTACCATTATGACTCACCTTAGACTAGTTATGATTTTTGATCAGATCAACAGCTCTGTTCCCAAATAACTCAGTACTATAACTATCATTATGACTTACTTTAGACTGGTCATGATTCATGATCAATTCGACGGCTCTGTTCCCAAATAACTCAGTACCATAACTACCCTTATGACTCACCTTAGACTGGTTATGACTCATGATCAAATCAACAGCTCTGTTCCCAAATAACTTAGTGCCATAACTGCCATTGTATTTCCTTGCTACCTTGAAGTTCTCCCAGAAATCCAGTCCAATGACTTTAGATGCATTCTGTTTAAAAAGGATTAAAGACAGGGTATAACCAGACATGCAATCAGCCAAAGAAGCGGCATGTAGTAACCTACTATCAGTCAACCTGATATCCAAACTTTATGATATGAACAAACCATAACAACCGATAATGAGTAGAATATAAATTTTTGTCTACCAGCTGAAATTTGACAAGATTTGAAAGTGTTTTGACGCTGCTCACAATCTTTGAAGACAACAAATTGCCAAATGACTTTCTGCTGCTATTCTACTCACCATGTTTCCTCCATTTTCATGACTGAAGTAATCTGTCTTATCTGCCCAAAACCCGAAATGGGTATCAAATCCTCGCTGAATCGGGGAGAAGGCAAGCTTGTATGAGCCTAAATGCCACTGGAAACACAGAAAGGATAGAATACTATATCTGAATTCCTAAAACTCGCCCCTGTCCCTCTGTCCATATGAGTACAATAATgattttttccattttaaaaGCCAATTTGAGTGTCAAATCCCCACTTTGTTGGTGTGTAGACAAGATTGAAAGACTCCAAATGTCactacaataacaagattaaaGTTCCCATCTCACACACACGCTTATTTGTTAGTACATCTGGTGAGGGATTTAGAAGGCAGAAATAGACAAAACCAGCTGAAAACATGGAACGGAAACAGAGAACTATTAAATGTGTGTACCATTATTTGGTGTGCAAATAAAACCAACCTTTCCGACCATATGAGTGGCATAGCCATACTTTTTCAGGTATTGAGGTAGGAGGGTCTCATTGAGCCCCAACCCATATGGAGTTGTTGTTCCTACAACACCATGTTGTAATCCAAGTTGCATAGGATGTCTTCCAGTGAGTAGGGCAGCTCTTGATGGCGTACATATCATAGGAGTGTAGTAGTTATCTAGTATGATTCCTTCATGAGCTAGTTTATCTATATGAGGGGTGGGTATCTGGTCTCCCCCATGAAACCCGGCATCAGTGTAGCCCTAGATACAATCAACAATGTATTTTATGAATATTGTTTGCAAGAAGACCTAAACAATAGAGTAACATATAAAGAA from Watersipora subatra chromosome 2, tzWatSuba1.1, whole genome shotgun sequence encodes:
- the LOC137387509 gene encoding arylsulfatase J-like — its product is MLRSSACQLLVLLLLVVEGDTRKAKPNIVIVVADDMGYTDAGFHGGDQIPTPHIDKLAHEGIILDNYYTPMICTPSRAALLTGRHPMQLGLQHGVVGTTTPYGLGLNETLLPQYLKKYGYATHMVGKWHLGSYKLAFSPIQRGFDTHFGFWADKTDYFSHENGGNMNASKVIGLDFWENFKVARKYNGSYGTKLFGNRAVDLIMSHNQSKPVFLYLAHQAVHNGIGPQPLKAPQEYLDRFKFIQHDGRRRYAAMLSVLDDSIGNLTAALKKSGMYENTILIFTTDNGGPADGFSANYASNWPLRGCKFTNWEGGVRAVSFIHSPLLKNPGTTSHHLMHISDWLPTIMAAIGEKLPKNIDYYGVDQWPSIQFNAPSARNEVMHNYDDGAGAIRYGDYKLVICCTNKMNGWYPEEHFYIGANQKPYIFCGERNSSLPSCTSADKYCLFDIASDPCEYNNIAMLMPELAEKLYNKLMMFADAAQPPRNKPSDPASYPDLHNGHWTDWLDKHPIF